CAATGGAAGTGCGCCATGACTTCCTTTCCGCCGGCGGCAAGGAGTTTCATTACATCCCTTGCCTGAACGAAAGCCCGGCCTGGATCGCCGGGCTGGCCGAGATCGCCGAGCAGCACATGATCGGCTGGCCGGCCATGGTTTCCCCATCGCAGCGCGCCATGCGCCAGCAGGACGCCGCCATCGGCCGCGACCGCGCCATCGCCCTGGGCGCTACCGAGTAGATCTTTCCCTTGCCGCGCGGCGATCGCGCAACATTGCTGCCAACAGGTTGTTAGCACTTGCGGGAGAGGAGTGCCAGCCTGTTAAAATAGCAGGTCGGCAGACCCTGTCGGCCATGATTTGCCAGCCATTTGTCAAGCGCCGGGCGAACCTTCAGGATCGCATCACGCCCTGTCTGAGCGGAATGCCCCTTGAAAAGGTAGGGGATAGCCCCAGATTCGGCCAGTGCAGTCAGGGCAATGTCAAACAAACACGATTTGTAGGAGTCAAACGATGCAAGACCAGGAAAACCAGGCCATCCCGAATCCCGAGGAAGCACAGCCGGCAGCCCAGACGCAGCAACAGGCTCCGCAGCAGGAAACTCCGTTCGAGTCCGCAGCAACCCCGAGCCTGGAAGAGCAGCTGTCCGTCACCGAAGCCAAGCTGGCCGAGATGCACGACGCCTTCATGCGTGCCAAGGCCGATGCGGACAATATCCGCCGCCGTGCCCAGGAAGATGTCTCGAAAGCCCACAAGTTTGCCGTGGAAAGCTTTGCCGAAGCCCTGCTGCCCGTGAAGGACAGCCTGGAAATGGCGTTGAAAGTGGAAACGCCGTCGATCGAGTCGCTGAAGGAAGGCGTGGAAATGACGCTCAAGCAGCTGAACTCGGCATTCGAGCGCAACCGCCTGCTGGAAGTGGTACCTGCCGCCGGCGACAAGCTCGACCCGAACCGCCACCAGGCCGTGGCCATGGTGCCGGCCGAGCAGGAAGCCAACACGGTCGTGGCCGTGCTGCAAAAGGGTTACACGATCGCGGACCGCCTGCTGCGCCCCGCCATCGTGACGGCTGCCCAGCCGAAGTAACCGCAAGCACTTGAAAAGCAAAGCCTTTTCCCGCATATAAGAAGCATTCAGAAACTAATCAGTTACGAGGAAGAACAAACATGGGCAAAATGATCGGTATCGACCTGGGCACGACCAACTCCTGCGTCGCCATCATGGAGAATGGCCAGCCAAAGGTCATCGAGAACGCCGAAGGCGCGCGTACCACGCCTTCGATCATCGCTTACCAGGAAGATGGCGAGATCCTGGTTGGTGCGCCGGCGAAACGCCAGGCCGTCACCAACCCGAAGAACACGCTGTTCGCAGTCAAGCGCCTGATCGGGCGCAAGTTCGACGAGAAAGAAGTCCAGAAGGACATCGGCCTGATGCCTTACTCGATCAACAAGGCCGACAACGGCGATGCCTGGATCAGCGTGCGCGACAAGAAACTGGCGCCGCCGCAGATCTC
Above is a window of Pseudoduganella dura DNA encoding:
- the grpE gene encoding nucleotide exchange factor GrpE, whose product is MQDQENQAIPNPEEAQPAAQTQQQAPQQETPFESAATPSLEEQLSVTEAKLAEMHDAFMRAKADADNIRRRAQEDVSKAHKFAVESFAEALLPVKDSLEMALKVETPSIESLKEGVEMTLKQLNSAFERNRLLEVVPAAGDKLDPNRHQAVAMVPAEQEANTVVAVLQKGYTIADRLLRPAIVTAAQPK